One genomic window of Mucilaginibacter sp. SJ includes the following:
- a CDS encoding cytidine deaminase has protein sequence MISHEIKIAFDEYESLADLHKADRQLCLEAQKALKNSHSPYSKFRVGAALRLQSGRVIYGSNQENVAYPSGLCAERVALFNWGANHPDDPIEAMAVTAHSDDFPIVKPITSCGSCLQVLAECEKQQNQSIKIILHAEDGPVWIIKGIENQLPFLFFEERIATP, from the coding sequence ATGATAAGTCACGAAATTAAAATAGCCTTTGACGAATATGAGTCACTGGCCGATCTCCATAAAGCCGACAGGCAGCTGTGCCTTGAAGCACAGAAAGCGTTAAAAAATTCCCATTCTCCATATTCCAAATTCCGTGTTGGCGCGGCACTTCGTTTGCAAAGCGGTAGAGTTATTTATGGCAGTAACCAGGAAAATGTTGCCTATCCATCAGGTTTATGTGCCGAACGTGTAGCATTGTTTAACTGGGGAGCCAACCATCCCGACGATCCTATTGAGGCTATGGCGGTAACCGCGCATTCAGATGATTTTCCAATAGTAAAGCCAATTACCTCTTGCGGATCATGTTTACAGGTTTTAGCTGAATGCGAAAAGCAGCAAAATCAATCAATAAAAATTATATTGCATGCCGAAGATGGACCGGTTTGGATCATCAAAGGCATTGAAAACCAATTGCCGTTTTTATTTTTTGAAGAACGCATAGCTACCCCATAA
- a CDS encoding IS110 family transposase, with translation MEKMHFHAAGIDIGARKVFVGLEGQPVRSFETFTSDLVSLKNYLLEHKVSTVAMEATGVYWYVLYDILLDGGLDVWLVDGRQTRQLPGRKTDVKDCQWIQQLHSYGLLNRCYVSEGHIKELRSYQRLREDHLRSAAMHVQHMQKALIEMNIRLPEVLSQVHGVSGMALIDAILQGERDPDKLFSLCHKKIRENKGEELLKALQGHYTAQGLFALGQAYKAYGFYQGQIMECDSQIDSVLQRINRDKNLPPGISEGKRKAIRHNKPHINNLGDHLLKIFDGKDATKLPGITDYNWLQLYTEVGSDLSRWPSEKHFTSWLGLSPGQDRSGKKNKSKSKGKPAVGQIFKQMAHGLLNSKYIGWGSFARRLRSRKGPAIAIKATARKLAAQYWRLIVKGADFVEKGLQAYENIIKEQKQRRLEKLAFELNRELVPA, from the coding sequence ATGGAAAAGATGCATTTTCATGCGGCAGGTATAGATATTGGAGCCCGCAAGGTATTTGTGGGTCTTGAAGGCCAGCCGGTTCGTTCGTTTGAGACTTTCACCAGTGATCTGGTATCACTTAAGAACTATTTATTGGAGCATAAGGTAAGTACAGTGGCAATGGAAGCCACAGGAGTATACTGGTATGTACTTTACGATATTCTTTTAGATGGGGGATTGGATGTGTGGCTTGTTGACGGAAGACAGACGCGCCAGTTACCAGGCAGGAAAACAGATGTAAAAGATTGTCAGTGGATACAGCAATTGCATAGTTATGGCTTGCTGAACCGCTGTTATGTATCCGAAGGTCATATCAAAGAATTGCGTAGTTACCAGCGCCTTCGTGAGGATCATCTTCGGAGTGCGGCCATGCATGTTCAGCACATGCAGAAGGCCTTAATAGAAATGAATATCCGTTTGCCGGAGGTATTAAGCCAGGTCCATGGAGTAAGCGGGATGGCGTTAATCGATGCGATACTGCAAGGCGAGCGAGATCCTGATAAGTTGTTTTCACTTTGCCATAAAAAGATCAGGGAGAATAAAGGGGAAGAGCTATTGAAAGCCCTGCAAGGTCATTATACAGCGCAAGGGCTTTTTGCATTAGGTCAGGCCTATAAGGCTTATGGTTTTTATCAAGGCCAGATAATGGAATGCGACAGCCAGATTGATAGTGTTTTACAACGGATCAACAGGGATAAGAACCTGCCACCGGGAATAAGCGAAGGAAAACGCAAGGCGATCCGTCACAACAAACCTCATATCAACAACCTGGGAGATCATCTGTTAAAAATATTTGATGGTAAGGATGCAACTAAACTTCCGGGTATTACAGATTACAACTGGTTACAGTTATACACAGAGGTGGGTTCGGATCTTAGCCGATGGCCAAGTGAAAAACATTTCACAAGCTGGCTTGGTTTATCTCCCGGCCAGGATCGTTCAGGGAAAAAGAACAAAAGTAAAAGTAAGGGTAAACCGGCCGTCGGGCAAATATTCAAACAAATGGCCCATGGATTATTGAACAGCAAGTATATCGGCTGGGGTTCATTTGCAAGAAGATTAAGGAGCAGAAAAGGTCCGGCAATAGCTATTAAAGCAACGGCCAGAAAACTGGCCGCTCAATACTGGCGTTTAATTGTAAAAGGAGCCGACTTTGTGGAAAAAGGGCTGCAAGCCTATGAAAATATCATTAAGGAACAGAAACAAAGGCGATTAGAGAAACTCGCCTTTGAACTAAATAGGGAACTTGTACCTGCTTAA
- a CDS encoding DNA gyrase/topoisomerase IV subunit A, translating into MSEDLHQNDTPNPNEEKLHTVTSLDGLYENWFLDYASYVILDRAVPHINDGLKPVQRRILHSLKEMDDGRFNKAANVIGNTMKYHPHGDASIGDAMVQIGQKNLLIDCQGNWGDPVTGDSAAAPRYIEARLSKFALDVVFNPDTTVWQASYDGRNKEPITLPVKFPLLLAQGAEGIAVGLATKILPHNFIELIDASIAVLKGERPNLMPDFPTGGMADTSLYNEGQRGGKVRVRAKIIERDKKTLAITEIPFTTTTGSLIDSVISANDKGKIKIKKIEDNTAKDVEIIIHLAPGISPDVTIDALYAFTDCEVSISPNTCVIQDDKPRFMSVNDMLTESTFFTKDLLKQELEIRLKDLMEKIFFSSLLKIFIQEGMYKNPDYENSGNFEVVLEVLNRLFEPFFPQFYRTILPEDYKKLIDKPMSSITRFDVKKADEQMKALENEIKQVKHHLKHLTEYTIAWFEKLKDKYSKDRERKTELRTFDKVEAAQVALANIKLYVNRADGFIGSGLKKDDSVEYVGDCSDIDEIIVFRGDGRCMITKVQDKVFVGKDIIHVAVFKKNDERTVYNMIYKDGESGISYIKRFSVVGVTRDKEYDLTKGTKGSKVLYFTANPNGEAEVVNVQLKPHSKLKKLQFDEDFASIAIKGRGSMGNIITKYPVKKIILKSKGVSTLAGRKIWYDDILKRLNADGRGKYLGEFDGDDRILTVLSNGVYELSSFDLNNHFDDKMILIEKYEPQAVFSIVHIEGKSKNYLVKRFSFENIAVGKQVSLISEEAGSKMVLIGHTAPVISMTHLKGKDQTPETLELNLADVIDVKGMKAMGNRLSQHPVKSVELISDGINQATKTAETDTNEEDTPASTDTNEDEPVVSQEAGPATPADQSEESPKPPKKIDFEITNPDDIDMDDQGQLGLF; encoded by the coding sequence ATGAGTGAAGATCTGCATCAAAACGATACACCAAACCCTAATGAAGAAAAACTACACACCGTTACCTCACTCGATGGGTTATATGAAAATTGGTTTCTTGATTATGCATCCTATGTAATTCTCGACCGGGCCGTTCCGCATATCAACGATGGTTTAAAACCCGTACAACGCCGCATCCTGCATTCGTTGAAGGAAATGGACGACGGGCGTTTTAACAAAGCCGCCAATGTTATCGGTAACACCATGAAATATCACCCCCATGGTGACGCTTCTATTGGTGATGCCATGGTGCAGATTGGTCAAAAAAACCTGCTGATTGATTGCCAGGGAAACTGGGGCGACCCGGTAACCGGCGACTCGGCGGCGGCACCGCGTTATATTGAAGCCCGTTTATCAAAATTTGCGCTCGATGTTGTTTTTAATCCGGATACCACCGTTTGGCAGGCCAGCTATGATGGCCGTAACAAGGAGCCTATTACCCTGCCGGTAAAGTTCCCCTTGCTGCTTGCACAGGGAGCCGAAGGTATTGCGGTAGGTTTGGCTACCAAAATATTGCCACATAATTTTATAGAATTGATCGACGCGTCTATCGCTGTGTTGAAAGGTGAGCGTCCTAACCTCATGCCTGATTTTCCGACGGGGGGCATGGCCGATACTTCTTTATACAATGAAGGGCAGCGTGGTGGCAAAGTACGGGTAAGGGCAAAAATTATCGAGCGCGATAAAAAAACACTCGCTATTACCGAAATACCTTTTACCACCACTACCGGCAGCCTGATAGATAGTGTGATCTCGGCCAATGACAAGGGTAAGATCAAGATCAAAAAAATTGAGGATAATACCGCTAAGGATGTTGAGATCATCATTCATCTGGCACCAGGCATATCTCCCGATGTAACTATCGATGCCCTTTATGCTTTTACCGATTGCGAGGTATCTATATCACCAAATACCTGCGTGATACAGGATGATAAACCGCGCTTCATGAGTGTGAACGACATGCTTACCGAAAGCACGTTCTTTACCAAAGATCTGCTCAAACAGGAGCTGGAGATCAGGCTGAAAGATTTGATGGAAAAGATCTTCTTTAGCTCCTTACTCAAGATCTTTATCCAGGAGGGGATGTATAAAAACCCGGACTACGAAAACTCCGGTAATTTTGAAGTGGTGCTGGAAGTGTTGAACCGCTTGTTTGAGCCGTTCTTTCCGCAGTTTTACCGCACCATCCTACCCGAGGATTATAAAAAGCTGATAGATAAACCTATGAGCAGCATCACCCGCTTTGATGTTAAAAAAGCGGATGAGCAGATGAAGGCGCTCGAAAATGAAATAAAACAGGTAAAACATCACCTGAAACATCTTACCGAATATACTATTGCCTGGTTCGAAAAACTGAAGGATAAATATAGTAAGGACAGGGAGCGCAAAACCGAACTGCGCACCTTTGATAAGGTTGAAGCTGCACAGGTAGCATTGGCTAATATCAAGCTATATGTTAACAGGGCCGACGGCTTTATTGGATCTGGCCTGAAAAAAGATGATTCGGTTGAATACGTCGGCGATTGCTCAGACATTGACGAGATCATTGTCTTCAGAGGTGATGGGCGATGCATGATCACCAAAGTGCAGGACAAGGTTTTTGTGGGTAAGGACATCATCCACGTTGCCGTATTTAAAAAGAATGACGAACGCACCGTTTATAATATGATATATAAAGATGGCGAAAGCGGTATCAGTTATATCAAACGTTTCTCGGTAGTTGGGGTAACCCGTGATAAGGAATATGACCTTACCAAAGGCACCAAAGGCTCAAAAGTATTATACTTTACCGCTAACCCTAACGGCGAAGCCGAGGTGGTGAACGTACAGCTTAAACCTCATTCCAAACTTAAAAAACTACAGTTTGATGAAGATTTCGCATCTATAGCTATCAAAGGCCGCGGTTCGATGGGTAATATCATTACCAAATACCCGGTTAAAAAAATCATACTGAAAAGCAAGGGTGTGTCAACGCTGGCCGGACGTAAGATCTGGTATGATGATATCCTGAAGCGCCTGAACGCAGATGGCCGCGGCAAATACCTGGGCGAATTTGATGGTGACGACCGCATTCTCACCGTGCTCAGCAATGGCGTTTATGAATTAAGCAGCTTTGATCTTAACAACCACTTTGATGATAAGATGATCCTTATCGAAAAGTATGAGCCGCAGGCGGTATTCTCGATAGTGCACATCGAGGGTAAATCCAAAAACTATCTTGTTAAGCGTTTCTCTTTTGAAAACATAGCAGTTGGTAAGCAGGTAAGCCTGATCAGTGAAGAAGCCGGATCAAAAATGGTATTGATCGGTCACACCGCGCCGGTAATCAGCATGACGCACTTGAAAGGCAAAGATCAAACACCTGAAACCCTCGAACTGAATTTAGCAGATGTTATTGATGTAAAAGGAATGAAAGCCATGGGCAACCGCCTTTCACAACATCCGGTAAAATCAGTTGAGCTGATAAGTGATGGCATTAACCAGGCAACTAAAACTGCCGAAACCGACACCAACGAAGAGGATACTCCTGCATCAACAGATACAAATGAAGATGAGCCCGTAGTTTCTCAGGAAGCCGGGCCGGCAACACCAGCCGACCAATCTGAAGAGTCGCCAAAGCCACCTAAAAAGATCGATTTTGAGATCACTAACCCCGATGATATCGACATGGACGATCAGGGACAATTAGGGCTATTTTAA
- a CDS encoding winged helix-turn-helix domain-containing protein, translating into MEISSFKLNGRIWIEIGEEKVLGHGRVELLERIHASGSIRQAALQMKMSYKQAWDLVNHMNDGFKQPLVISKRGGKGGGVALLTPFGQEIISQFKDLQQKFFQFLEENSKK; encoded by the coding sequence ATGGAAATCTCTTCATTTAAACTTAACGGTCGTATTTGGATAGAAATAGGCGAGGAAAAAGTACTTGGTCATGGTCGCGTTGAGTTACTTGAGCGGATCCATGCGTCGGGCTCCATCAGGCAGGCCGCGTTACAAATGAAAATGTCATACAAGCAGGCCTGGGATTTAGTTAACCACATGAACGATGGTTTTAAGCAGCCATTGGTAATTTCAAAAAGGGGAGGAAAAGGCGGCGGGGTGGCCTTGCTTACACCATTTGGGCAAGAGATTATATCTCAGTTTAAAGATCTGCAGCAAAAATTCTTTCAATTTTTAGAGGAAAACAGCAAAAAGTAA
- a CDS encoding TonB-dependent receptor plug domain-containing protein, with amino-acid sequence MKKQLPVLALFFIVLVMFGRDKAAAQSADTSKRVFNLGQVNIVGLKDSVRSSKLNIHTLNLYNRYDVSHALNLLPGVILTAVGPRNELAINVRGFDIRQVPVYLDGVPLYVPYDGYVDLARYNTFNLSEIIVSKGYSSVLFGPNAEGGAINLISRKPAKPFELNAVAGYLSGGYRLNTNIGGTFGKFYYQVSASQLKRDYFPLSSKFTPVKNEGGGHRDNSYSNDVDLSGKIGFTPTASQEYAVGYTYHHGTKGTPVYAGDDTQNSLFKNPRYWKWPNWDTRGLYLLSNNKLNSTNVIKTRWYYDRFKNEIDSYDNASYNTITKPYAFRSIYDDYTLGGNVTFENTDLKNNNFSVAAHFKQDVHREHNIGEPTRRDADNNFYIGAEDTYHITPALKVNAGVAYNDRRSTQAQQYTNSTISDLPANSNGAWNVQGLIQYDIDNANSLSFSVARKTRFATIKDRYSYKFGTAIPNPDLKAEDALNYDLSYHSLIGGKLSIQASGFYSKINNSIQTVNNVAVDPVTKANQSQVQNVGRAEYYGAEFAVGYPIIPQLKVDANYTLIVRNNLSAPKIHFTDVPKNKIFASLQYSPLAKLYFLASEEYNSKKYSTSYGTISGAFYLTNVKAHITLVKGFAIEGGVNNLFDRNYTLVEGYPEMGRNYFANLIFNY; translated from the coding sequence ATGAAAAAACAATTACCCGTTTTAGCTCTGTTTTTTATTGTTTTAGTAATGTTTGGCCGTGACAAGGCTGCTGCTCAATCAGCAGATACGAGCAAGCGTGTTTTTAACCTTGGACAGGTAAATATCGTTGGCCTAAAAGATAGCGTAAGGTCAAGTAAGCTCAATATCCACACCCTTAATTTGTATAACCGGTATGATGTTTCTCATGCGCTCAACCTGTTGCCTGGTGTTATCCTTACCGCGGTAGGGCCGAGGAATGAATTGGCTATTAACGTTCGCGGTTTTGATATCAGGCAGGTACCCGTTTACCTGGATGGTGTGCCGCTTTATGTGCCTTACGATGGCTATGTTGACCTTGCGCGGTATAATACCTTTAATTTATCAGAAATCATTGTATCCAAGGGATATTCATCTGTGCTGTTTGGCCCCAATGCCGAAGGCGGTGCTATCAACCTTATCAGCCGTAAACCCGCTAAGCCATTTGAATTGAATGCCGTTGCCGGTTACCTGAGCGGTGGTTACAGGCTTAATACCAATATTGGCGGTACTTTTGGTAAATTCTATTACCAGGTTTCAGCCTCGCAATTAAAACGTGACTATTTCCCGCTTTCTTCAAAGTTTACGCCTGTTAAAAATGAAGGCGGCGGTCATCGCGATAACTCATACAGCAATGACGTTGACCTGAGCGGTAAAATTGGTTTCACCCCAACAGCATCACAAGAATACGCCGTTGGTTATACTTATCATCATGGTACAAAAGGTACGCCTGTTTATGCAGGAGATGATACCCAAAACTCTTTGTTTAAAAACCCGCGCTATTGGAAATGGCCAAACTGGGATACCCGCGGCCTGTACTTGTTGAGCAATAATAAACTTAACAGCACTAACGTGATCAAAACCCGTTGGTATTATGATCGGTTTAAAAACGAGATTGATAGCTACGATAATGCATCATACAATACTATCACCAAGCCTTATGCCTTCAGAAGTATTTATGATGATTATACTTTAGGCGGCAACGTAACCTTTGAAAATACCGATCTGAAAAATAACAACTTCAGTGTAGCGGCTCATTTTAAACAGGATGTGCACCGTGAACACAATATTGGTGAGCCAACCCGCCGCGATGCCGACAACAACTTTTACATTGGCGCCGAGGATACCTATCATATAACACCGGCCTTGAAAGTAAACGCTGGCGTAGCTTATAACGACAGGCGCAGCACTCAGGCCCAGCAATACACTAATAGTACTATCAGCGATTTACCTGCCAACAGCAACGGAGCCTGGAATGTTCAGGGCTTAATTCAATATGATATTGATAATGCCAATTCGTTAAGTTTTTCGGTAGCGCGCAAAACAAGGTTCGCTACTATTAAAGACCGTTATTCTTACAAATTTGGCACAGCTATCCCTAACCCTGATCTGAAAGCCGAAGACGCATTGAATTATGATTTAAGCTATCATTCGCTTATTGGTGGTAAACTATCGATACAGGCATCGGGTTTTTACAGCAAAATTAATAACAGCATCCAGACTGTAAATAACGTAGCCGTTGACCCGGTAACCAAAGCAAACCAATCTCAGGTGCAAAATGTGGGCCGTGCCGAGTATTACGGTGCCGAGTTTGCGGTTGGTTATCCAATTATTCCGCAATTGAAGGTTGACGCTAACTATACTTTAATAGTACGTAATAACCTTTCAGCCCCGAAAATTCATTTTACTGATGTACCTAAAAATAAAATATTTGCATCCTTGCAGTATTCGCCGCTTGCCAAATTGTATTTCCTGGCATCTGAAGAGTACAACTCAAAAAAGTACAGCACCAGCTACGGTACAATATCAGGTGCATTTTATTTAACCAATGTAAAAGCGCACATTACATTGGTTAAGGGCTTTGCTATTGAAGGTGGTGTAAATAACCTTTTCGACAGGAATTATACCCTGGTTGAAGGTTATCCCGAAATGGGCCGGAATTACTTTGCTAACCTGATTTTTAACTACTAA
- a CDS encoding DNA topoisomerase IV subunit B, protein MAEPVNYSEDSIRSLDWKEHIRLRPGMYIGKLGDGSAYDDGVYVLLKEIIDNSIDEFVMGSGRTIEVNMSDHKVSVRDYGRGIPLGKVIDCVSKINTGGKYDSKAFQKSVGLNGVGTKAVNALSNSFTVQSYRDGRTKLAEFAKGELIRDESEKDTTQRNGTAINFIPDDTIFRHYRFIPEFVESMIWNYVFLNAGLTINFNNQKYFSERGLYDLLTRNTDAETLRYPIIHLKGEDIEIAMTHGQQYGEEYYSFVNGQNTTQGGTHQAAFREAVVKTVREFYKKEFDASDIRASIVAAIAIKVQEPVFESQTKTKLGSQNIGPEGPSVRGFINDFVKKELDNYLHKNTEAADGLLKRILQSERERKDIAGIKKLANERAKKASLHNRKLRDCKVHFDDTHERKQDTTLFITEGDSASGSITKSRDVMTQAVFSLKGKPLNCFGLTKKVVYENEEFNLLQHALNIEDGLDALRYNNIVIATDADVDGMHIRLLLMTFFLQFFPDLVKAGHVSILQTPLFRVRNKKETIYCYSDEERRNAIAKLGNKPEITRFKGLGEISPEEFGLFIGKDMRLDPVILRDANVKALLEYFMGKNTPARQMHIVNNLRVEKDDETINPTIAEKAETEEELPVAV, encoded by the coding sequence ATGGCAGAACCAGTTAATTATAGTGAAGATAGTATCCGCTCCCTCGATTGGAAGGAGCACATCCGTTTACGTCCCGGTATGTATATTGGTAAACTGGGCGATGGCTCTGCTTATGACGATGGTGTATACGTATTGCTCAAGGAGATCATAGATAACTCGATAGATGAGTTTGTAATGGGATCAGGCCGTACCATTGAGGTGAACATGAGCGACCATAAGGTATCGGTACGTGATTATGGCCGCGGTATCCCTTTGGGTAAAGTGATCGACTGTGTATCCAAAATAAATACAGGCGGCAAATACGATAGCAAGGCATTTCAAAAATCGGTAGGTTTAAATGGGGTGGGTACCAAAGCGGTTAACGCGCTTTCCAACTCATTTACAGTACAGTCATACCGCGACGGCCGCACCAAACTGGCCGAATTTGCCAAAGGTGAGCTCATTCGTGATGAGAGTGAAAAAGATACCACCCAGCGTAATGGTACCGCTATCAATTTTATACCCGATGATACCATTTTCAGGCATTACAGGTTTATCCCGGAGTTTGTAGAAAGTATGATCTGGAACTATGTGTTCCTCAACGCGGGCCTTACCATCAACTTTAACAATCAAAAGTATTTTTCGGAGCGTGGCCTTTATGACCTGCTCACCCGCAATACCGATGCTGAAACTTTACGGTACCCAATTATCCACCTTAAAGGCGAAGACATTGAGATAGCCATGACCCACGGCCAGCAATACGGCGAAGAATACTACTCATTTGTTAACGGTCAAAATACTACCCAGGGCGGTACGCATCAGGCGGCGTTTCGCGAAGCTGTGGTAAAAACGGTGCGCGAGTTTTATAAAAAAGAGTTTGATGCATCGGATATCAGGGCTTCAATTGTTGCCGCCATTGCCATAAAGGTGCAGGAGCCGGTGTTTGAATCGCAAACCAAAACTAAGCTGGGTTCACAAAATATTGGTCCGGAAGGCCCGTCTGTGCGCGGTTTTATTAATGATTTTGTTAAGAAAGAGCTTGATAATTATCTGCATAAAAACACAGAAGCTGCTGATGGCTTGCTAAAAAGGATCCTGCAATCAGAACGGGAGCGTAAGGATATTGCCGGTATTAAAAAACTGGCCAACGAGCGTGCAAAAAAAGCATCATTGCATAACCGTAAACTGCGCGATTGCAAAGTGCATTTTGACGATACGCACGAACGTAAACAGGATACAACGTTGTTCATTACCGAAGGTGACTCGGCCAGTGGTTCTATCACTAAATCGCGCGATGTGATGACCCAGGCTGTGTTCAGCTTAAAAGGTAAACCCCTTAACTGCTTTGGCCTAACCAAAAAGGTAGTTTACGAAAACGAAGAATTTAACCTGCTGCAACACGCCCTGAACATTGAAGATGGTCTTGATGCTTTACGGTATAACAACATTGTAATAGCTACCGATGCCGATGTGGACGGGATGCACATCCGCCTGTTGCTGATGACCTTCTTTTTGCAGTTTTTCCCCGACCTGGTGAAGGCCGGTCATGTTTCCATATTGCAAACACCGTTATTCCGCGTACGAAATAAAAAGGAAACCATTTATTGTTACAGCGATGAGGAACGCCGTAACGCAATAGCTAAATTGGGTAATAAACCCGAGATCACCCGCTTTAAAGGTTTAGGTGAGATCTCGCCTGAAGAATTTGGTTTGTTTATTGGTAAAGACATGCGGCTTGACCCGGTAATATTAAGAGATGCCAACGTTAAGGCACTTCTTGAATATTTTATGGGCAAAAACACCCCAGCCCGTCAAATGCATATCGTTAATAACCTGCGGGTTGAAAAGGATGATGAAACCATTAACCCGACGATAGCTGAAAAAGCTGAGACTGAAGAAGAATTGCCGGTGGCAGTATAA
- a CDS encoding nuclear transport factor 2 family protein, which translates to MKTLKSIMLGLALLVIGTAAKATDKIEGDNLTKNYAINTYIDAMTRGKIQGFSEVVDQSAKFSMLRGTKVLSFSKTEVVDLLKANKNTEQDCVTSTSIVESNNDLAVVKVDMKYSDFTRSNYVTVTNTGSGWKITNVYSVFK; encoded by the coding sequence ATGAAAACTTTAAAATCAATCATGCTTGGCTTAGCCTTATTAGTTATAGGCACTGCTGCAAAAGCAACAGATAAAATAGAAGGTGACAATTTAACCAAAAACTACGCTATCAACACTTATATAGATGCCATGACCCGTGGTAAAATACAAGGTTTTAGCGAAGTGGTAGATCAGTCGGCAAAATTCAGCATGCTGCGTGGTACCAAAGTATTAAGTTTTAGCAAAACCGAAGTAGTTGACTTATTAAAAGCCAACAAAAATACCGAGCAGGATTGCGTTACCAGCACCTCAATTGTTGAAAGCAACAATGACCTTGCGGTAGTAAAAGTTGATATGAAATACAGCGACTTTACCCGCAGCAATTATGTAACCGTTACCAACACCGGCAGCGGCTGGAAAATCACAAACGTGTACAGCGTTTTTAAATAA
- a CDS encoding YdeI/OmpD-associated family protein: protein MVDFNTIILQFAEQGEKTGWTYIEIPADVAQDMKPGNKKSFRVKGRLDEFEVRGMALMPMGEGNFIMALRKEICKAIHKHRGAMLRVRLEPDDDFKYIIPDDLLECFEYEPEGGEFFNSLAESHRGYFIKWIESAKTEVTRANRIASTVNAMVRRMDYGQMLRAQKKARE, encoded by the coding sequence ATGGTTGATTTTAATACTATTATATTACAGTTTGCCGAACAGGGTGAAAAAACAGGGTGGACATACATTGAAATCCCGGCCGATGTGGCACAGGATATGAAACCCGGGAATAAAAAATCATTTCGTGTAAAGGGTAGGCTTGATGAGTTTGAGGTGCGCGGTATGGCCCTGATGCCTATGGGCGAAGGAAATTTTATCATGGCTTTGCGAAAAGAGATCTGTAAAGCCATCCACAAACATCGCGGCGCTATGCTCCGGGTGCGCCTTGAACCCGATGATGATTTTAAATACATTATTCCCGATGATCTGTTGGAGTGCTTTGAATATGAACCTGAGGGTGGCGAGTTCTTCAACAGCCTTGCCGAAAGCCACCGGGGATATTTTATTAAATGGATAGAAAGTGCCAAAACTGAAGTCACCCGCGCTAACCGAATAGCCAGCACTGTTAATGCCATGGTGCGCCGGATGGATTATGGGCAAATGCTGCGCGCCCAAAAAAAAGCAAGGGAGTAA
- a CDS encoding GDSL-type esterase/lipase family protein — MKLKFFLLFIGIAFSAGVSAQQGFPFDNEIRAFKHQDSLSFPKAGGILFIGSSSIRMWTDLEQRYAGKPIIRRGVGGCELWQVADYYTPYILFPYKPRKIFIYAGENDISAGKSAQTVVASFAKLWELIHQKLPDTEVYFMSIKPSPVRAKYYDVVYAANELVKSYLKGKPKSYYVDLVPAIYKPGTTVPDSSLFNNDYLHLNSKGYDKWQKVLDPLVK; from the coding sequence ATGAAACTGAAGTTTTTTTTACTCTTCATCGGTATTGCATTCAGCGCCGGTGTATCGGCGCAACAGGGCTTCCCGTTTGATAATGAGATCAGGGCATTTAAACACCAGGATAGCCTGAGCTTTCCAAAAGCAGGTGGTATTTTGTTTATCGGCAGTTCGTCTATCCGCATGTGGACTGATCTGGAGCAACGTTACGCTGGCAAGCCGATCATCAGGAGAGGGGTAGGCGGTTGTGAATTATGGCAGGTAGCAGACTATTACACGCCATATATCCTGTTTCCTTATAAGCCACGCAAAATTTTTATTTATGCCGGCGAAAACGACATTTCGGCCGGTAAGTCGGCACAGACTGTGGTAGCTTCGTTTGCAAAGCTTTGGGAGCTGATCCATCAAAAATTACCAGATACCGAGGTCTATTTTATGTCGATTAAACCGAGCCCGGTGCGCGCTAAATATTATGATGTGGTTTACGCCGCGAATGAGCTGGTGAAAAGCTATCTGAAGGGTAAACCTAAAAGTTATTATGTTGACCTCGTTCCGGCTATTTACAAACCGGGTACAACAGTCCCGGATTCAAGTTTGTTTAATAACGATTACCTGCACCTCAACAGCAAAGGTTATGACAAATGGCAAAAAGTGCTTGACCCGCTGGTGAAATAA